A genomic segment from Gossypium hirsutum isolate 1008001.06 chromosome D04, Gossypium_hirsutum_v2.1, whole genome shotgun sequence encodes:
- the LOC107955160 gene encoding coronatine-insensitive protein 1, whose translation MEENGNKLHKTMTSQPGMSDVVLGCVMPYIDDPKDRDAVSLVCRRWYELDALTRKHITIALCYTTSPDRLRRRFRHLESLKLKGKPRAAMFNLIPEDWGGYVTPWVNEIAENFNCLKAVHFRRMIVKDSDLEVLARSRGKVLQVLKLDKCSGFSTDGLLHVGRLCRQLRTLFLEESAIIEKDGQWLHELAVNNSVLMNLNFYMTDLMKVSCEDLEFIAQNCRNLASVKISDCEILDLVGFFHAAPVLEEFCGGLFNEQPERYAAVSFPPRLCRLGLTYMGKNEMPIVFPFASLLKKLDLLYAFLDTEDHCLLIQRCPNLEVLETRNVIGDRGLEVLARSCKRLRRLRIERGADEQEMEDEEGVVSQRGLMALAQGCLELEYLAVYVSDITNASLQYIGTYLKNLCDFRLVLLDREERITDLPLDDGVRDLLRGCEKLRRFALYLRPGGLTDVGLGYIGQYSPKVRWMLLGYVGGSDAGLLEFSKGCPSLQKLEMRGCCFSEHALAASVMQLTSLRYLWVQGYRASESGRDLLAMARPFWNIELIPARRIVGEDAVIEHPTHILAYYSLAGPRTDFPESVIPLDPSAAGISS comes from the exons ATGGAGGAAAATGGTAACAAGTTGCACAAAACGATGACGTCACAACCCGGTATGTCCGATGTCGTATTAGGCTGCGTGATGCCGTACATCGACGACCCGAAAGACCGCGACGCCGTATCTCTAGTTTGCAGGCGGTGGTACGAGCTCGACGCGCTGACTCGTAAGCACATAACGATCGCGCTTTGTTACACGACGAGTCCCGATCGGTTGAGGCGACGGTTCCGTCACTTGGAATCCTTGAAATTGAAAGGGAAGCCTCGGGCGGCGATGTTTAATTTGATACCTGAAGATTGGGGTGGGTACGTTACACCGTGGGTGAATGAAATAGCGGAGAATTTCAATTGCTTGAAAGCCGTCCATTTCAGAAGAATGATTGTTAAAGATTCGGATCTGGAAGTTTTGGCTAGGTCTAGAGGGAAGGTTTTGCAGGTTTTGAAGCTTGATAAATGCTCTGGTTTTTCTACTGATGGTCTCTTGCACGTTGGCCGTTTGTGCCG GCAATTAAGAACCTTGTTCTTGGAAGAGAGCGCAATTATTGAGAAAGATGGTCAATGGCTTCATGAGCTTGCAGTAAATAACTCAGTTCTCATGAATTTAAACTTTTACATGACAGATCTTATGAAAGTGAGTTGTGAAGACCTTGAATTCATTGCTCAAAATTGTCGTAATTTGGCCTCTGTGAAAATTAGCGATTGTGAAATTTTGGATCTTGTCGGTTTCTTTCATGCTGCTCCTGTTTTAGAAGAATTTTGTGGTGGTTTGTTCAATGAGCAACCAGAAAGGTATGCTGCTGTATCATTTCCTCCgaggttatgccgtttgggtttaACATACATGGGGAAAAATGAAATGCCCATTGTGTTTCCTTTTGCATCATTGCTTAAAAAGTTGGATCTCCTTTATGCATTTTTGGACACAGAAGACCACTGCTTGTTAATCCAAAGGTGCCCCAACTTAGAAGTTCTTGAG ACTAGGAATGTTATAGGAGATAGAGGATTAGAAGTTCTCGCTCGAAGTTGTAAGAGACTAAGGAGGCTTAGAATCGAGCGAGGTGCTGATGAGCAGGAAatggaggatgaagaaggtgtTGTTTCGCAAAGAGGATTAATGGCTTTAGCTCAAGGATGTCTTGAATTGGAATACTTGGCTGTTTATGTATCTGACATCACCAATGCTTCATTACAATACATTGGGACATACTTGAAAAATCTGTGTGATTTTCGTCTGGTTTTGCTTGATCGAGAAGAAAGGATAACAGATTTGCCTCTTGATGATGGAGTCCGTGATCTATTGAGGGGCTGTGAAAAGCTTAGAAGATTTGCTCTGTATCTTCGACCTGGTGGTTTAACCGATGTGGGACTTGGTTATATTGGACAATATAGTCCAAAAGTAAGATGGATGCTTCTGGGATATGTCGGGGGATCTGATGCGGGGCTTTTGGAGTTCTCCAAGGGATGCCCTAGCTTGCAGAAACTAGAAATGAGGGGTTGTTGTTTCAGTGAACATGCACTAGCAGCTTCCGTGATGCAATTAACTTCTTTGAGGTACTTGTGGGTGCAAGGATATAGAGCATCGGAATCAGGTCGTGATCTGTTAGCTATGGCTCGTCCATTTTGGAATATTGAGCTAATTCCCGCAAGACGAATAGTTGGAGAGGATGCTGTGATTGAGCATCCGACTCATATACTGGCATATTACTCCCTAGCTGGACCAAGAACAGATTTCCCTGAAAGTGTCATTCCTTTGGATCCATCCGCTGCTGGAATATCAAGCTAA